In the genome of Candidatus Neomarinimicrobiota bacterium, one region contains:
- a CDS encoding LPP20 family lipoprotein, with amino-acid sequence MRRSLLAITITVLLFGISLIWAQWVTTPGAVTEQNEFGLVDYSQRVITATGIGAVPANAPNVGAARANAIRAARVDALRNLVEAVKAVRVTSETTVSNNMVANDVVRTKVEAMVQGAQQVGDVKYLSDASVEVTMSVPMSGIMDVVLPTPLPPAAEATTPPVGAGTPAEAAPAVVPAIAGQPITGLIIDTRGLSVKPSMSPRILADDGIVLYGPGKYPRDFAVTQGVVGYHKDIEAAKGDARVAGNPLTIKGTRTSGTLATDIVISKADAQRAAGYAGFADAIGNCRVMFILD; translated from the coding sequence ATGCGGCGCTCTTTGCTTGCAATAACAATTACGGTCCTTCTTTTCGGAATTTCACTAATCTGGGCTCAATGGGTTACTACGCCTGGCGCTGTGACGGAACAAAACGAGTTCGGCCTGGTGGACTATTCACAGCGGGTTATAACCGCCACCGGCATCGGCGCGGTACCCGCTAACGCCCCCAATGTAGGGGCGGCACGGGCAAACGCCATCCGGGCTGCCAGAGTAGATGCCCTGCGCAACCTGGTCGAGGCAGTCAAAGCCGTGCGGGTGACTTCCGAGACCACCGTCAGTAATAACATGGTGGCAAATGACGTTGTCCGGACGAAAGTCGAGGCCATGGTGCAAGGGGCCCAGCAAGTAGGGGACGTAAAATATCTGAGTGATGCCTCAGTGGAGGTAACCATGTCCGTGCCCATGAGCGGCATCATGGATGTGGTTCTTCCGACGCCCCTGCCTCCTGCGGCTGAAGCGACAACTCCACCCGTGGGGGCGGGAACCCCGGCTGAAGCAGCACCGGCGGTGGTGCCGGCGATTGCGGGACAGCCCATTACCGGTCTGATCATTGATACCCGTGGGTTGAGTGTGAAACCATCCATGTCACCGCGTATACTCGCCGATGACGGTATCGTACTGTACGGCCCCGGAAAGTATCCCCGCGATTTTGCTGTGACCCAGGGAGTGGTTGGATATCACAAGGATATCGAGGCGGCCAAAGGTGACGCCCGGGTGGCCGGCAACCCGCTCACCATCAAGGGGACACGTACCAGTGGTACCTTGGCCACTGATATCGTCATATCCAAGGCTGATGCTCAGCGGGCCGCCGGCTATGCCGGATTTGCCGATGCTATCGGCAATTGCCGGGTAATGTTCATCCTTGATTGA